The proteins below come from a single Parazoarcus communis genomic window:
- a CDS encoding zinc-dependent alcohol dehydrogenase family protein, with amino-acid sequence MKAMVLNEYGVSSEFQVADLPKPAVKAGHVVVRVAATSVNTVDTMIRQMGKDLPLSPDLPAVLGMDFAGTVEAVGEGVTGFVPGDEVYGCAGGLADLQGALAEYMLADARLIAHKPKSISMREAAALPLVGITAYEGLQRAGAQAGQKVLVHGGTGGVGHLAVQLAKHLGADVYATCGGQKQAEIIQGYGATAIDYKTEKVADYVAKHTAGAGFDVVFDTVGGANMSNSFEAAALNAQVATTVSLLELDLSPAHFKGLSLHVVFMLIPMLYTHKREQHGAILAKLAEIVDAGALKPLLDETRFGLDEIGKAYARLSSGQAIGKVVVEV; translated from the coding sequence ATGAAAGCGATGGTCCTCAATGAATATGGCGTCAGTTCCGAATTCCAGGTCGCAGACCTGCCCAAGCCCGCAGTCAAGGCGGGTCATGTGGTCGTGCGTGTTGCCGCCACCAGCGTGAACACGGTCGATACCATGATCCGCCAGATGGGCAAGGATCTGCCGCTCTCGCCGGACCTGCCCGCCGTGCTCGGGATGGACTTCGCCGGCACCGTCGAGGCAGTGGGCGAGGGTGTCACCGGCTTCGTGCCGGGCGACGAGGTGTACGGCTGCGCCGGCGGGCTCGCCGATCTGCAGGGTGCGCTTGCCGAATACATGCTGGCCGACGCCAGGCTGATCGCCCACAAGCCGAAGAGCATTTCGATGCGCGAAGCGGCCGCACTGCCGCTGGTCGGCATCACCGCCTACGAAGGCCTGCAACGCGCTGGCGCCCAGGCCGGGCAGAAAGTGCTGGTTCATGGCGGCACGGGCGGTGTCGGACACCTTGCGGTGCAACTGGCCAAGCACCTTGGCGCAGACGTCTATGCCACCTGCGGCGGTCAGAAGCAGGCGGAGATCATTCAAGGCTATGGCGCCACCGCCATCGACTACAAGACCGAGAAAGTCGCCGACTACGTCGCTAAACATACCGCCGGAGCAGGCTTCGACGTGGTGTTCGACACCGTTGGCGGCGCCAACATGAGCAACTCCTTCGAGGCCGCCGCCCTGAATGCGCAGGTTGCCACTACCGTATCCCTGCTGGAGCTTGACCTCTCGCCCGCGCACTTCAAGGGCCTGTCGCTGCACGTCGTGTTCATGCTCATCCCGATGCTGTACACGCACAAGCGCGAGCAGCACGGCGCCATCCTGGCCAAGCTGGCCGAGATCGTCGACGCGGGCGCACTCAAGCCCTTGCTGGACGAAACCCGCTTTGGCCTCGACGAAATCGGCAAGGCATACGCCCGTCTGAGCAGCGGACAGGCTATTGGCAAGGTGGTGGTTGAAGTCTGA
- a CDS encoding MATE family efflux transporter, with protein MNHRTVLRIALPVMLSNASTPLIGVVDTAIVGRIPDPAYIAAVALGALVFTFVFWGFGFLRMGTTGLTAQALGSGDTEELVAGLGRALLIAAVVGAALVSLQWPIREIAFALLEASDRTEGLARSYFDIRIWAAPATLANYALLGWFIGLGRTDIGLVLQLVLNLVNIALDALFVLGLGLDVRGVALGTLFAEYFAALVGLVIAVRYMRRHGAQLRFGNLLVTERLKRTLAVNRDIMIRSLALIFVFVWFMAQGARYGDVTLAANAVLMQFVSISAYFLDGLAFAAEALVGRALGARDRAGFRAAVRVSTLWAVLVALLVSSVYFIAGPWVVDALTTDPDTRSAARIYLPWAALAPLAGVLAFQLDGIFIGATRSVEMRNAMLFSTAVFVLAWWLLQPWGNHGLWAALYVNYVARTFSLGWYYPALARLD; from the coding sequence ATGAATCACCGCACTGTTCTCCGCATCGCCCTGCCGGTGATGCTCTCCAACGCGTCTACGCCGCTGATCGGCGTTGTCGACACGGCCATCGTCGGGCGCATTCCCGATCCCGCCTATATCGCAGCAGTGGCACTGGGCGCACTGGTGTTCACCTTCGTGTTCTGGGGCTTCGGCTTCCTGCGCATGGGCACCACGGGCCTGACTGCGCAGGCGCTAGGCAGCGGCGATACCGAAGAGCTGGTGGCCGGGCTGGGGCGGGCCTTGCTGATCGCCGCGGTGGTCGGAGCTGCGCTGGTCAGCCTGCAGTGGCCGATACGCGAGATCGCCTTTGCGCTGCTCGAAGCCAGTGACAGGACCGAGGGGCTGGCGCGCAGCTATTTCGATATCCGCATCTGGGCCGCACCTGCCACCCTGGCCAACTATGCGCTGCTGGGCTGGTTCATCGGGCTGGGCCGCACCGACATCGGTCTGGTGCTGCAGCTGGTGCTGAACCTCGTCAATATCGCCCTCGACGCCCTCTTCGTGCTCGGGCTGGGGCTCGACGTGCGCGGTGTGGCGCTCGGCACTCTGTTTGCCGAGTATTTCGCCGCCCTGGTCGGGCTGGTGATCGCCGTGCGCTACATGCGCCGTCACGGTGCGCAGCTGCGTTTTGGCAATCTGCTGGTGACCGAGCGGCTGAAGCGCACGCTGGCGGTGAACCGCGACATCATGATCCGCTCGCTGGCGCTGATCTTCGTGTTTGTCTGGTTCATGGCCCAGGGCGCACGCTATGGCGACGTCACGCTGGCTGCCAATGCGGTGCTGATGCAGTTCGTATCGATCAGCGCCTATTTTCTCGACGGGCTCGCCTTTGCTGCAGAGGCGCTGGTGGGGCGTGCGCTGGGTGCGCGCGACCGCGCCGGCTTCCGCGCGGCGGTCCGCGTCAGCACCCTGTGGGCGGTGCTGGTGGCCCTGCTGGTCAGTAGCGTCTACTTCATTGCAGGGCCCTGGGTGGTGGATGCACTCACCACCGACCCGGACACCCGTTCGGCGGCACGCATCTATCTCCCCTGGGCCGCACTGGCGCCGCTTGCCGGCGTACTGGCCTTCCAGCTCGACGGCATCTTCATCGGTGCCACGCGCAGCGTCGAGATGCGCAACGCCATGCTGTTCTCGACTGCGGTCTTCGTGCTGGCCTGGTGGCTGTTGCAGCCCTGGGGCAATCACGGCCTGTGGGCTGCGCTCTATGTGAACTACGTGGCGCGCACCTTCTCGCTCGGCTGGTATTACCCGGCGCTGGCGCGGCTCGACTGA
- a CDS encoding hydroxymethylglutaryl-CoA lyase, producing the protein MLFEHAPRRVCLNEVSVRDGFQSEAVFVPTEDKIRLIDALSATGLARIEVTSFVSPKAIPNLRDAAEVMQAITRVPGVIYTALVPNEKGAERALACAADEINLVMSIGERHNLANMRMRCDQSLAQFRNIMKLVAAAPVRVNGTIATAFGCPFDGEQPLDRVLWAAGEYLAMGMHSLTLADTTGMGHPQQVADFCRAVRTAFPGVPVTAHFHNTRGMGLANVLAAVDAGVDSIDASLGGIGGCPYAPGATGNICTEDTVHMLEACGIDTGVDLDALLDLARELPTLLGHPVPGQVLQAGKRTQRQACPEAA; encoded by the coding sequence ATGCTGTTCGAACATGCGCCCCGGCGCGTCTGCCTCAATGAAGTCTCGGTGCGCGACGGTTTCCAGAGCGAAGCGGTTTTCGTCCCGACCGAAGACAAGATCCGTCTGATCGACGCACTCTCCGCCACCGGCCTGGCCCGGATCGAGGTCACGTCCTTCGTGTCGCCGAAAGCGATTCCGAACCTGCGCGATGCGGCCGAGGTCATGCAGGCCATCACCCGCGTACCGGGTGTCATATATACCGCGCTGGTCCCGAACGAGAAGGGTGCCGAGCGCGCACTCGCCTGTGCTGCCGACGAGATCAACCTGGTGATGTCGATCGGTGAGCGGCACAACCTCGCGAACATGCGCATGCGCTGCGATCAGTCGCTCGCGCAGTTCCGCAACATCATGAAGCTGGTCGCCGCTGCGCCAGTGCGCGTGAATGGCACAATTGCGACGGCCTTCGGCTGCCCCTTCGACGGCGAGCAGCCGCTCGATCGCGTGCTGTGGGCGGCCGGCGAATATCTTGCGATGGGCATGCACAGCCTGACGCTGGCCGACACCACCGGCATGGGACACCCGCAGCAGGTGGCAGACTTCTGCCGCGCCGTGCGCACCGCTTTTCCGGGCGTCCCTGTCACCGCGCATTTCCACAACACGCGCGGCATGGGTCTCGCGAACGTGCTTGCTGCGGTCGATGCCGGCGTCGACAGCATCGACGCCTCGCTCGGCGGCATCGGGGGCTGCCCCTACGCGCCAGGTGCTACCGGCAACATCTGCACCGAAGACACCGTGCACATGCTCGAGGCCTGTGGCATCGACACGGGTGTGGACCTCGATGCGCTGCTCGATCTTGCTCGCGAACTGCCCACGCTGCTTGGCCACCCGGTACCCGGGCAGGTGCTGCAGGCGGGCAAGCGCACACAACGTCAGGCCTGCCCCGAAGCGGCCTGA
- a CDS encoding Rieske (2Fe-2S) protein: MPYTPVCRLSSLMEGDAAPYTVEGREVILLWPEGGELQAFNGLCPHQNVPLYRGEFNGRYLTCPVHEWVFDGRDGSCVRGEECSLPKIPLRVVNGIVEIETRASTAPSAA; encoded by the coding sequence ATGCCTTACACCCCGGTGTGCAGGCTGAGCAGCCTGATGGAAGGCGATGCGGCGCCCTACACCGTTGAAGGACGCGAAGTCATCCTGCTGTGGCCGGAAGGCGGCGAGCTGCAGGCCTTCAACGGCCTCTGCCCGCATCAGAACGTGCCGCTCTACCGTGGCGAGTTCAACGGCCGCTACCTCACCTGCCCCGTCCATGAGTGGGTGTTCGACGGACGCGACGGCAGCTGCGTACGGGGCGAGGAATGCAGCCTGCCGAAAATCCCGCTGCGCGTGGTCAACGGAATCGTGGAGATCGAAACGCGCGCCAGCACAGCGCCGTCAGCGGCGTAA
- a CDS encoding CaiB/BaiF CoA transferase family protein, with amino-acid sequence MASPNPNEQADSSTKDQPQPLAGVRVLELGTLIAGPYAASLLAQFGAEVIKVESPGGGDPLRSWRKLHKGTSYWWYSQSRNKKSVTLNLKSPRAQEIVRDLVRNTDIVIENFRPGALEAWGLGWDALSKINPKLVMVRVSGYGQTGPYKDRPGFAAIAESMGGLRNLAGYPDRPPVRVGVSLGDTLASLYGTIGAMLALHHINVNKGGGQYIDVALYEAVFGIMESLIPEYAALGHIRERTGASLPGISPSSTYICKDGRYVIIAGNSDSIFRRLMVAIGRSDLAEDKELARNDGRVRHNGMLDAAITAWTSQRELEEVLGALEAAEVPSGRIYTAADIHEDPHYAAREMIGRYEMPDGEPIELPGIVPKLSATPGKTRWLGPALGEHTAEVLAGLGIDTTELAALQADGVI; translated from the coding sequence ATGGCAAGCCCTAACCCCAATGAGCAGGCTGACAGTTCCACCAAGGATCAACCGCAGCCGCTCGCTGGCGTCAGGGTCCTCGAGCTTGGCACGCTGATCGCCGGACCCTATGCAGCGAGCCTGCTCGCGCAGTTCGGCGCCGAGGTCATCAAGGTCGAGTCGCCCGGCGGCGGCGACCCGCTGCGCAGCTGGCGCAAGCTGCACAAGGGGACGTCCTACTGGTGGTACTCGCAGAGCCGCAACAAGAAGTCGGTCACGCTGAACCTGAAGTCGCCGCGTGCGCAGGAGATCGTCAGGGATCTGGTCAGGAACACTGACATCGTCATCGAGAACTTCCGCCCCGGTGCGCTTGAAGCCTGGGGGCTCGGCTGGGATGCACTGTCGAAGATCAACCCGAAGCTCGTGATGGTGCGCGTTTCCGGCTACGGCCAGACGGGCCCGTACAAGGATCGTCCCGGCTTTGCCGCAATCGCCGAGTCGATGGGCGGGCTGCGCAACCTCGCCGGCTACCCGGACCGTCCGCCGGTTCGCGTCGGTGTGAGTCTTGGCGACACCCTCGCATCGCTCTACGGCACCATTGGCGCCATGCTCGCGCTGCATCACATCAACGTGAACAAGGGCGGGGGCCAGTACATCGACGTTGCGCTGTACGAAGCGGTGTTCGGCATCATGGAGAGCCTGATCCCCGAATACGCCGCCCTCGGCCATATCCGCGAACGCACCGGCGCGAGCCTGCCCGGCATTTCGCCGTCGAGCACCTACATCTGCAAGGACGGGCGCTACGTCATCATCGCCGGTAACAGCGACAGCATCTTCCGCCGCCTGATGGTCGCGATCGGGCGCAGCGATCTGGCCGAGGACAAGGAACTGGCCCGCAACGACGGCCGGGTCAGGCACAACGGCATGCTCGACGCCGCGATCACCGCCTGGACTTCGCAGCGTGAGCTGGAGGAGGTGCTCGGCGCACTCGAGGCCGCCGAGGTGCCGAGCGGTCGCATCTACACCGCCGCCGATATCCACGAAGACCCGCACTACGCCGCGCGCGAAATGATCGGCCGTTACGAGATGCCGGACGGCGAGCCGATCGAGCTGCCGGGCATCGTGCCCAAGCTCTCGGCAACGCCAGGCAAGACGCGCTGGCTCGGCCCCGCACTTGGCGAACACACCGCCGAAGTGCTCGCAGGCCTGGGCATCGACACTACCGAGTTGGCGGCGCTGCAAGCCGACGGCGTGATCTGA
- a CDS encoding Dyp-type peroxidase, which translates to MSQFQKGILAPLPAQARHLFFAIESTEALPAALDALAALVDGEATVVGFGESVRHALSGSLGGLRAFPPISGAGVDVPSTQHALWCWLRGGDRGELLHRARAIEAAVAPALVLVQATDTFCYDNGRDLTGYEDGTENPEGDDALAAAFVAERAGPGAAGGSYVAVQHWQHDLDTFAAMPAAEQDNVIGRRRSDNEELDDAPVSAHVKRTAQESFEPEAFVLRRSMPWVEGREAGLLFVAFGHSLDAYEAQLRRMAGLDDGITDALFRFSQPTTGGYYWCPPMCDGQMDLRVLTG; encoded by the coding sequence ATGAGCCAATTCCAGAAAGGCATCCTCGCCCCGCTGCCGGCGCAGGCGCGCCATCTCTTCTTCGCCATCGAGTCGACCGAGGCACTGCCGGCTGCGCTCGATGCGCTCGCGGCGCTGGTGGACGGCGAGGCGACGGTGGTGGGTTTCGGCGAGTCGGTGCGCCATGCGCTGTCGGGTTCGCTGGGCGGTCTGCGTGCCTTCCCGCCGATCTCGGGCGCGGGGGTTGATGTGCCGTCAACCCAGCATGCCCTGTGGTGCTGGCTGCGCGGAGGGGATCGCGGCGAACTGCTGCACCGCGCGCGCGCGATCGAGGCCGCAGTGGCGCCGGCGCTGGTGCTGGTGCAGGCGACCGACACCTTCTGCTACGACAACGGTCGCGACCTGACCGGCTACGAAGACGGCACCGAGAACCCCGAAGGCGACGATGCGCTGGCCGCGGCTTTTGTGGCAGAGCGTGCCGGGCCGGGTGCGGCGGGTGGCAGCTATGTTGCGGTTCAGCACTGGCAGCACGATCTCGACACCTTCGCTGCCATGCCGGCGGCGGAGCAGGATAACGTGATCGGGCGGCGCAGGAGCGACAACGAAGAACTGGACGACGCGCCGGTTTCGGCGCACGTGAAGCGCACCGCACAGGAGAGCTTCGAGCCCGAAGCCTTCGTGCTGCGACGCTCGATGCCGTGGGTGGAAGGGCGCGAGGCCGGGCTGCTGTTCGTCGCCTTTGGCCATTCGCTCGACGCCTACGAGGCGCAGCTGCGTCGCATGGCGGGGCTGGACGACGGCATCACCGATGCACTGTTCCGTTTCAGCCAGCCGACAACGGGCGGCTATTACTGGTGCCCGCCGATGTGCGACGGGCAGATGGATCTTCGGGTGCTGACGGGCTGA
- a CDS encoding LysR family transcriptional regulator produces MRLDPVSLKLFVSIVETGTISAAAEREHVAASAVSRRISDLETALKTTLLRRTNKGVEPTAAGLALLNLARGVLHSLDEIAAQMAEYSTGVRGQVRVAANLSAITQFLPSEIKQFLGLHPQVQIHLEELISTMVTKAVAENQADIGIFAHVPFGQEVETYRYRKDHLVLITPRDHPLAARGQVSFAEALDYEFVGLHVGSAINLQLVKAATDLDRTVRMRIQVTSYEALCLMVETGLGIGVLPEAVARRYLGTLEIAQLRLDEPWAERELKLCVRSRAALPVAARLLLDHLRHDD; encoded by the coding sequence ATGCGCCTCGACCCGGTTTCACTCAAGCTCTTCGTCAGCATCGTCGAAACCGGCACCATCTCCGCAGCAGCCGAGCGCGAGCATGTGGCCGCGTCTGCGGTGAGCCGGCGTATCAGCGATCTTGAGACGGCGCTCAAGACCACGCTGCTGCGGCGGACCAACAAAGGGGTGGAGCCGACTGCCGCCGGACTCGCGCTGCTGAACCTGGCGCGTGGCGTACTCCACAGCCTTGACGAGATCGCGGCGCAGATGGCCGAGTATTCGACAGGGGTGCGCGGCCAGGTGCGCGTTGCAGCGAACCTGTCGGCGATCACGCAGTTCCTGCCCAGCGAGATCAAGCAGTTCCTCGGGCTGCATCCCCAGGTTCAGATTCACCTTGAAGAGCTGATCAGCACAATGGTCACCAAGGCGGTGGCCGAGAATCAGGCCGATATCGGCATCTTCGCCCACGTGCCGTTCGGGCAGGAGGTCGAGACCTACCGCTACCGCAAGGATCACCTTGTTCTGATCACGCCGCGTGACCACCCGCTGGCAGCGCGCGGGCAAGTGAGTTTTGCCGAGGCGCTGGACTATGAGTTCGTCGGCCTGCATGTCGGCAGTGCGATCAACCTGCAGTTGGTCAAGGCCGCGACCGACCTCGATCGCACGGTACGCATGCGCATTCAGGTAACAAGCTACGAGGCGCTGTGCCTGATGGTTGAAACCGGTCTCGGCATCGGCGTCCTCCCCGAAGCTGTCGCGCGGCGTTACCTCGGCACCCTGGAGATCGCACAGCTGCGTCTGGACGAGCCGTGGGCCGAGCGCGAGCTCAAACTGTGCGTTCGGTCTCGCGCGGCGCTCCCGGTCGCGGCGCGGCTGTTACTGGATCACCTTCGCCACGACGACTGA
- the katG gene encoding catalase/peroxidase HPI codes for MSNESKCPFAGHHAASAAAGTRSNRDWWPHQLNLNILHQHAPASSPLGEDFDYAEEFKKLDLAALKKDLVALMTTSQDWWPADWGHYGGLFIRMAWHSAGTYRTADGRGGAGTGNQRFAPVNSWPDNGNLDKARRLLWPIKQKYGNKISWADLIVLAGNCAMESMGFKTFGFAGGRADIFQPEEDIYWGAEAEWLATSDKPNSRYSGDRELENPLAAVQMGLIYVNPEGPDGNPDPVASGRDVRETFARMAMNDEETVALTAGGHTFGKAHGAGDPALVGPEPEGAPIEEQGLGWINQFGSGKGGDTTTSGIEGAWKPNPTTWDNGYFDMLFGYEWELTKSPAGAHQWVAKDVKPEHMIPDAHDPSKKHPPMMTTADMSMRFDPIYEPISRRFHKDPQAFADAFARAWFKLTHRDMGPKARYLGAEVPAEDLIWQDPIPAVDHPLIDAGDVANLKAKVLASGLSIAELVSTAWASASSFRGSDMRGGANGARIRLAPQKDWAVNQPAQLAKVLAALEGIQQAFNGAQSGGKKVSMADLIVLAGNAAVEAAAKAGGHAVDLPFTPGRTDASQAQTDVESFAVMEPEADGFRNYRKANYTVPPEAMLVDKAQLLKLSAPEMTVLVGGLRVLGANTGGSKDGVFTQRAQTLSNDFFVNLLDMGTTWKPTSESGEQFEGRDRKTGVVKWTGTRVDLIFGSNSQLRALAEVYAQEDAKEKFVRDFAAAWTKVMNLDRFDLK; via the coding sequence ATGAGTAACGAAAGCAAGTGCCCCTTTGCAGGACATCATGCGGCGAGCGCTGCGGCCGGAACGCGTTCCAACCGTGACTGGTGGCCGCACCAGCTGAACCTGAACATCCTGCACCAGCACGCGCCGGCCTCCAGCCCGCTGGGCGAGGACTTCGACTACGCGGAAGAATTCAAGAAGCTCGACCTGGCCGCGCTGAAGAAGGACCTGGTTGCGCTGATGACGACCTCGCAGGATTGGTGGCCCGCTGACTGGGGTCACTATGGCGGCCTGTTCATCCGCATGGCCTGGCACAGCGCCGGCACCTACCGCACGGCGGACGGGCGTGGTGGCGCGGGTACCGGCAACCAGCGCTTTGCCCCGGTCAACAGCTGGCCTGACAACGGCAACCTGGACAAGGCGCGCCGCCTGCTGTGGCCAATCAAGCAGAAGTACGGCAACAAGATCTCGTGGGCCGACCTGATCGTCCTAGCCGGCAACTGCGCAATGGAATCGATGGGCTTCAAGACCTTTGGTTTCGCTGGCGGCCGCGCCGACATCTTCCAGCCCGAAGAGGACATCTACTGGGGCGCCGAAGCGGAGTGGCTGGCCACCAGCGACAAGCCCAACAGCCGCTACTCCGGCGACCGCGAACTGGAAAACCCGCTCGCCGCCGTGCAGATGGGCCTGATCTATGTAAACCCGGAAGGCCCGGACGGCAATCCAGACCCGGTGGCCTCGGGCCGCGATGTGCGTGAGACCTTCGCCCGCATGGCGATGAACGATGAAGAGACTGTAGCGCTCACCGCGGGCGGTCACACCTTCGGCAAGGCCCACGGTGCGGGCGACCCGGCCCTTGTCGGCCCCGAGCCGGAAGGTGCGCCCATCGAGGAACAGGGCCTGGGCTGGATCAACCAGTTCGGCTCCGGCAAGGGTGGCGACACCACGACCAGCGGCATCGAAGGTGCGTGGAAGCCCAACCCGACAACGTGGGATAACGGCTACTTCGACATGCTGTTCGGCTACGAATGGGAGCTCACCAAGAGCCCGGCCGGCGCCCACCAGTGGGTGGCAAAGGACGTGAAGCCGGAACACATGATTCCGGATGCCCATGATCCGTCGAAGAAGCACCCGCCGATGATGACCACGGCGGACATGTCGATGCGCTTCGATCCGATCTACGAGCCGATTTCGCGTCGCTTCCACAAGGACCCGCAGGCCTTCGCAGATGCATTTGCGCGTGCCTGGTTCAAGCTCACGCACCGCGACATGGGCCCGAAGGCGCGTTACCTGGGCGCGGAAGTCCCGGCGGAAGACCTGATCTGGCAGGACCCGATCCCCGCGGTCGACCACCCGCTGATCGACGCCGGCGACGTCGCTAACCTCAAGGCCAAGGTCCTGGCATCCGGCCTGTCGATTGCCGAACTGGTATCCACTGCCTGGGCTTCGGCCTCGAGCTTCCGTGGCTCGGACATGCGCGGCGGCGCCAACGGCGCTCGCATCCGGCTTGCACCCCAGAAGGACTGGGCAGTCAATCAGCCCGCCCAGCTGGCCAAGGTGCTGGCAGCCCTCGAAGGCATCCAGCAGGCCTTCAACGGCGCGCAGAGCGGTGGCAAGAAAGTGTCGATGGCCGACCTGATCGTGCTGGCCGGCAACGCAGCCGTCGAAGCCGCCGCCAAGGCCGGTGGTCATGCGGTGGACCTGCCCTTCACGCCGGGACGCACCGACGCATCGCAAGCGCAGACCGACGTTGAATCGTTCGCGGTGATGGAGCCGGAAGCCGATGGCTTCCGCAACTACCGGAAGGCGAACTACACGGTGCCGCCCGAGGCCATGCTGGTGGACAAGGCTCAGCTGCTGAAGCTGAGCGCGCCCGAAATGACGGTGCTGGTCGGTGGCCTGCGCGTGCTTGGCGCCAACACCGGCGGCTCGAAGGACGGCGTGTTCACCCAGCGTGCCCAGACCCTGAGCAATGACTTCTTCGTCAATCTGCTCGACATGGGGACGACCTGGAAGCCGACCTCCGAGAGCGGGGAGCAGTTCGAGGGACGCGACCGCAAGACGGGCGTGGTCAAATGGACCGGCACGCGCGTGGATCTGATCTTCGGCTCCAACTCGCAGTTGCGTGCGCTGGCCGAGGTCTATGCGCAGGAAGACGCGAAGGAGAAGTTCGTGCGCGACTTTGCGGCAGCCTGGACCAAGGTCATGAACCTCGACCGCTTCGACCTGAAGTAA
- the stpA gene encoding glucosylglycerol 3-phosphatase: MTHAAPAFSLDHAGLLGTLAAHDRLLIIQDLDGVCMGLVRDPLTRSIEARYVEAARRLAGQFYVLTNGEHVGRRGVNDIVDKALDAAAGAQDHGLYLPGLAAGGVQFQDRYGAVSHPGVSDDELAFLQAVPARAERFLRELLATAPYGLDAGEIDDAVASTVLDNIASPTININQLYHRFGAQPARYRQLQQAVEAFMDGLQREAASAGLEQAFFVHLAPNLGTDAQGRERIRHGDDSSAGTTDFQFMIRGAVKEVGVLVILNQYYFDHTGHYPLGEHFNARQAPRDHGELLRLARERFDPAHMPHIVGVGDTVTSSTQTVDGQRLQLRGGSDRGFLTLVQALGETSGAGSTVIYIDSSGGEVRRPGLDATHLQQRAADPALEPWPALEGITDPADPLRLDFVFCGGHAQYVPFFCALAERRAPR; encoded by the coding sequence ATGACACATGCCGCTCCTGCCTTTTCGCTCGACCATGCCGGCCTGCTCGGCACCCTTGCCGCTCACGACAGGCTGCTCATCATCCAGGACCTCGATGGTGTCTGCATGGGCCTGGTTCGCGACCCGCTGACCCGCAGCATCGAAGCCCGCTACGTCGAAGCGGCGCGCAGGCTTGCGGGGCAGTTCTACGTGCTCACCAATGGCGAACACGTCGGCCGCCGCGGCGTGAATGACATCGTCGACAAGGCGCTCGATGCGGCTGCAGGTGCGCAGGATCACGGCCTCTACCTGCCTGGACTGGCCGCCGGTGGCGTGCAGTTTCAGGACCGTTACGGCGCGGTGTCGCACCCCGGCGTGAGTGACGATGAGCTGGCCTTCCTGCAGGCCGTGCCCGCGCGGGCAGAGCGCTTTCTGCGCGAACTGCTGGCGACGGCACCGTACGGGCTCGATGCGGGCGAGATTGACGACGCAGTGGCGTCGACCGTGCTCGACAACATCGCTTCGCCCACCATCAACATCAACCAGCTCTACCACCGCTTCGGCGCACAGCCCGCGCGCTACCGCCAGCTGCAGCAGGCAGTCGAAGCGTTCATGGACGGGCTGCAACGCGAGGCGGCGAGCGCCGGGCTGGAGCAGGCCTTTTTCGTGCACCTCGCGCCCAACCTCGGCACGGATGCGCAGGGACGGGAGCGCATCAGGCATGGAGATGACAGCAGCGCCGGCACCACCGATTTCCAGTTCATGATCCGGGGGGCAGTCAAGGAAGTCGGCGTGCTGGTGATCCTCAATCAGTACTACTTCGATCACACCGGCCACTATCCGCTGGGTGAGCACTTCAACGCCCGCCAGGCGCCGCGCGATCACGGCGAACTGCTGCGACTGGCGCGTGAGCGTTTCGATCCCGCACACATGCCCCACATCGTGGGTGTCGGCGATACGGTCACGTCCAGTACGCAGACGGTGGACGGGCAGCGCCTCCAGTTGCGTGGCGGCAGCGATCGCGGCTTTCTCACGCTGGTGCAGGCGCTGGGCGAAACCTCAGGAGCCGGCAGCACCGTGATCTATATCGACAGCAGCGGCGGCGAGGTGCGTCGTCCCGGGCTGGACGCGACCCATCTGCAGCAGCGTGCTGCGGACCCAGCGCTCGAGCCCTGGCCCGCGCTGGAAGGCATCACCGACCCCGCCGACCCGCTGCGGCTCGATTTTGTGTTCTGTGGCGGTCACGCGCAGTACGTGCCCTTTTTCTGCGCACTGGCCGAGCGTCGCGCACCACGCTGA